The Rickettsiales bacterium genomic interval TGAGCTCGCTCGCAGGTATTCGCGGACTGCCGAGCTGCCCCGCCTACAGCGCAAGCAAGAATGCGGTGCGCGCATTCGGTGAAGGACTTCGCGGCGACCTGAAACAGGACGGCGTGCATGTCTCCGTCATTTGCCCCGGTTATATCAAAACACCGATGACGGACGTCAATGAATTCCCCATGCCATTCATTATGAGCGCAGAACGTGCAGCCGATATCATCATGGGTGGTATACAAAAAAATAAAGCGAGGATTGCATTCCCGCTTGCACTTTACCTTCCCCTGTGGCTTATATCCTGCCTGCCGGTGGCGCTGACCGACCCGTTATTCGCGTTGCTGCCGAAAAAGAAATAGTAAATAATTTGCACATCGGCTACACGGAAGAGTTGTACGCAACTCCTCTGGGGGATAGTACTGTGCATACCTAAACGAGGCGGATGCCTTGAAAGAAAAAGGAAGACGAAGGCCATGACGTTACAGACGACCATCGAAGCCGCATGGGAAAACCGCGACGGCATCAATACCGCCACAAAAGGTGAAGTGCGCGACGCCGTTGAAACAATCATCGGGCAGCTCGATTCCGGCACGTTGCGCGTCGCCGAAAAAACAGCCTCCGGCTGGCAGGTGAATCAGTGGGTAAAAAAGGCGATTCTGATTTCCTTCCGTCTGAACGACATGGAGCTCGTCCGCGGTCCAATCTATCATGACGGCAACAGCCCGTCCTACTGGTATGATAAGGTTCCCTCTAAATTCGCAGGCTGGGATAAAGACACTTATGCAAATGCAAAGTTCCGCTCCGTACCGGGCTGCTTTGTGCGCCGCGGCTCTTATATCGCCCCGAATGTCGTTTTGATGCCATCTTTCGTGAATCTCGGCGCTTATGTCGGCGAAGGCACGATGGTGGATACCTGGACGACGATCGGCAGCTGCGCTCAGATCGGCAGGCATTGCCATATTTCCGGCGGTGTCGGTATCGGCGGCGTGCTGGAACCCCTGCAGGCCGGCCCCGTCATTATCGAGGATAACTGCTTCATCGGCGCACGCAGCGAAATCGCCGAGGGCGTGGTCGTGGAAACAGGTTCCGTGATTTCGATGGGTGT includes:
- the dapD gene encoding 2,3,4,5-tetrahydropyridine-2,6-dicarboxylate N-succinyltransferase, whose product is MTLQTTIEAAWENRDGINTATKGEVRDAVETIIGQLDSGTLRVAEKTASGWQVNQWVKKAILISFRLNDMELVRGPIYHDGNSPSYWYDKVPSKFAGWDKDTYANAKFRSVPGCFVRRGSYIAPNVVLMPSFVNLGAYVGEGTMVDTWTTIGSCAQIGRHCHISGGVGIGGVLEPLQAGPVIIEDNCFIGARSEIAEGVVVETGSVISMGVYIGASTKIVDRENGEIIYGRVPAYSVVVSGSLPGKTPNSPSLYCAVIVKRVDEKTRSKTGINELLRD